A genomic window from Yoonia rosea includes:
- a CDS encoding efflux RND transporter periplasmic adaptor subunit — translation MRFLPVFVFVLTAAASILQAQGGPAAVSVQAVEMRALAETVPVFAEVTTARDGDVAGRVAGNVDMVAVLAGTRVTTGDLLVELNDDLLTIQVAQSEAQLAEAAAGIETARARVDRARIALERIEALRGGTSFSQGRFDDAQADFLEAEAQFFEAQAREKSAESRLAETRYQLEQSRITAPFSGVVLEVNTIPGAFIQAGTPLVRLLDTDAFEVQASVPSRYTNFLSPGQMVSAKTETGAELMLELRAVLPVEDPSTRTRAVLFAAPSLSAEGNAAVGQSLTVDIPVGAARDVLSVPKDALVQGAGGWTVFVAAEDQAQPRNVTLGVPLGDRYEVVDGLVEGDLVVVRGNERLRPGQAIAANLLETN, via the coding sequence ATGCGTTTCCTGCCTGTTTTTGTGTTTGTACTGACTGCGGCTGCGTCGATACTGCAAGCGCAGGGCGGCCCCGCAGCGGTCAGCGTGCAAGCCGTGGAAATGCGTGCATTGGCCGAAACTGTCCCCGTCTTTGCCGAGGTGACAACGGCACGTGACGGCGATGTCGCGGGTCGCGTTGCCGGAAATGTCGATATGGTGGCCGTTCTCGCAGGTACGCGCGTAACAACCGGCGATCTGCTGGTCGAATTGAACGATGATCTGCTGACAATTCAGGTCGCCCAGTCCGAGGCGCAACTGGCCGAAGCCGCTGCAGGTATCGAAACCGCCCGTGCGCGTGTTGACCGGGCCCGCATCGCCCTTGAACGGATTGAGGCGTTGCGCGGCGGGACATCCTTTAGCCAGGGTCGGTTTGACGATGCACAGGCCGATTTTCTGGAAGCAGAGGCCCAGTTTTTCGAAGCACAAGCCCGTGAGAAAAGTGCCGAGTCCCGCCTTGCCGAAACCCGCTATCAGCTTGAGCAGAGCCGGATCACAGCGCCTTTCTCGGGTGTTGTCCTTGAAGTGAACACGATCCCCGGAGCCTTTATTCAGGCAGGCACGCCGCTGGTGCGTCTGTTGGATACTGACGCCTTCGAAGTGCAGGCCAGTGTACCATCGCGCTACACCAATTTCCTGTCTCCCGGCCAGATGGTGTCTGCCAAGACCGAAACCGGTGCCGAACTGATGCTGGAACTCCGCGCGGTTCTGCCAGTCGAGGATCCTTCGACGCGTACCCGTGCCGTGCTCTTTGCCGCGCCATCACTGTCGGCCGAAGGCAACGCCGCTGTCGGGCAAAGCTTGACCGTGGATATCCCTGTTGGCGCCGCGCGTGATGTGCTCTCCGTGCCCAAAGATGCGCTCGTGCAAGGGGCAGGCGGCTGGACCGTCTTTGTCGCCGCCGAGGATCAGGCGCAGCCGCGCAACGTGACATTGGGTGTGCCTCTCGGCGACCGTTATGAAGTGGTTGATGGTCTTGTCGAGGGTGATCTGGTGGTGGTCCGCGGGAATGAACGGCTGCGTCCGGGGCAGGCGATTGCCGCCAATCTGTTGGAGACGAATTGA
- a CDS encoding DUF1330 domain-containing protein translates to MPKGYIIGHVTVTDPEAYQAYVTENTPIIQGYGGRPLVRGGQSEHPEGPEYSRHVVFEFPDYASAKAAYHDPAYQEVAQIRRDNASSMIVVVEGV, encoded by the coding sequence ATGCCCAAAGGCTATATCATTGGCCATGTCACGGTGACGGACCCAGAGGCGTATCAGGCCTATGTCACAGAAAATACACCCATCATTCAGGGCTATGGCGGGCGGCCCTTGGTGCGCGGGGGCCAGTCCGAGCACCCCGAAGGTCCGGAATACAGCCGCCATGTTGTTTTCGAGTTTCCCGATTACGCGTCAGCCAAGGCGGCCTATCACGATCCCGCCTATCAAGAGGTGGCGCAAATCCGGCGCGACAATGCATCCAGCATGATCGTCGTGGTCGAAGGCGTCTAG
- a CDS encoding AEC family transporter, translating to MAALIDVILPVFLVIGFGYVAVWKGYFSDSSVEGLMKFTQGFAIPCLLFRAISTLDLQQNFDLALLASFYAGAFTGFVTGLLGARYMFGRDWEDSVVIGFCCLFSNSLLLGLPITERAYGAGALEANYAIIAIHSPFCYMVGITAMEIARNRGGSVAALPGKVLKAMFNNALIIGISLGFVVNLSGIPLPSVLTDAIDLMIRAALPAALFGLGGVLYRYRPEGDMRTILFVVAVSLVLHPLIAWGLVRANDLSDAALRSATVTAAMAPGVNAYVFANMYGKAKRVAASAVLMGTALSILTVWVWLAVLP from the coding sequence ATGGCCGCGCTGATCGACGTTATCCTGCCGGTATTTCTGGTTATCGGCTTTGGCTATGTTGCTGTCTGGAAGGGCTATTTCAGCGATAGCAGTGTCGAGGGGTTGATGAAGTTCACCCAAGGCTTCGCGATACCCTGCCTGTTGTTCCGCGCCATCTCGACACTTGATCTGCAACAGAACTTTGATCTGGCGCTTCTTGCAAGCTTCTACGCCGGCGCATTTACCGGTTTTGTCACGGGATTGCTGGGCGCGCGCTACATGTTCGGGCGCGATTGGGAAGACAGTGTTGTCATCGGGTTTTGCTGCCTGTTTTCAAACTCTCTCTTGTTGGGTCTGCCGATTACCGAACGCGCCTACGGCGCCGGCGCGCTTGAGGCGAACTATGCCATCATCGCGATCCATTCGCCGTTTTGTTATATGGTGGGTATCACTGCGATGGAGATTGCACGCAATCGCGGCGGCTCTGTCGCGGCCTTGCCGGGCAAAGTGCTCAAGGCGATGTTCAACAATGCGCTGATCATCGGCATTTCGTTGGGCTTTGTCGTGAATCTGTCCGGTATTCCATTGCCTTCGGTGCTGACAGACGCGATTGACCTGATGATCCGCGCGGCCCTGCCGGCAGCACTTTTCGGTTTGGGCGGCGTGCTGTACCGCTACCGGCCGGAAGGTGACATGCGCACCATCCTGTTTGTTGTGGCGGTCTCGCTTGTCCTGCATCCTTTGATCGCATGGGGGCTGGTCCGCGCAAATGATCTCTCTGATGCGGCCTTGCGGTCTGCAACAGTGACTGCAGCCATGGCGCCGGGGGTCAATGCCTATGTCTTTGCCAATATGTACGGCAAGGCCAAGCGCGTAGCGGCGTCGGCTGTTTTGATGGGCACGGCCCTGTCGATCCTGACGGTCTGGGTGTGGCTGGCGGTTCTGCCCTAG
- a CDS encoding MBL fold metallo-hydrolase yields MSDQISFRILGCGSSGGVPRLGGLWGACDPTNPKNARRRCSVLATRTGAHGQTRVLIDTTPDMRSQLLDAGVGLLDAVVYTHGHADHVHGIDDLRMVVFNKRERLQVWADGDTTNDLLGRFGYAFVQPKGSSYPPICELNTIDGDITISGAGGDIVLRPFAVQHGSIEALGFRIADVAYLPDVSSIPDDVWPVLEGLDYWIVDALRREPHPTHSHLANTLEWIARVAPKQAILTNMHNDLDYETVAAETPEHVSPAFDGMTITIAVP; encoded by the coding sequence ATGAGCGACCAGATCAGCTTTCGCATACTGGGCTGTGGATCATCCGGCGGCGTACCGCGCCTCGGCGGGCTGTGGGGGGCCTGTGATCCCACCAACCCCAAGAATGCGCGTAGACGGTGTTCCGTACTTGCCACCCGCACCGGTGCCCACGGACAGACCCGCGTTCTGATTGACACCACACCGGACATGCGCAGCCAATTGCTCGACGCTGGCGTCGGCCTGTTGGATGCTGTGGTCTATACCCATGGTCACGCCGATCATGTGCACGGGATTGATGACCTGCGCATGGTCGTTTTCAACAAACGCGAGCGACTGCAAGTCTGGGCCGATGGCGATACGACCAACGATCTTCTGGGCCGTTTCGGTTATGCCTTCGTGCAGCCCAAAGGATCGTCCTATCCGCCCATTTGCGAACTGAACACGATTGACGGTGATATCACGATCAGCGGGGCAGGGGGCGATATCGTGCTGCGCCCGTTCGCGGTGCAACACGGCTCCATCGAGGCGTTGGGGTTCCGCATTGCCGATGTGGCCTATCTGCCCGATGTCTCATCCATCCCCGATGACGTCTGGCCGGTGTTGGAGGGGTTGGATTACTGGATCGTTGATGCGTTGCGCCGTGAACCGCACCCGACCCATTCGCATCTGGCCAATACGCTTGAGTGGATCGCCCGCGTGGCCCCCAAACAGGCGATCCTGACGAATATGCACAACGATCTGGATTATGAAACAGTCGCCGCAGAGACACCGGAACACGTCAGCCCCGCCTTTGACGGCATGACAATCACCATTGCTGTCCCCTAA
- a CDS encoding TatD family hydrolase encodes MTHATIVDSHCHLDFADFDAERDQVVARAVEAGVSRMVTICTRLRLEPQVRAIAETYAPVFYAAGTHPMSAADEPLATVEELIALADHPKFVGIGETGLDYHYTAESAAIQQQSLRVHIAAARETKLPLIIHARAADDDMARILKEEYANGAYTCVMHCFSSSAALAEAALEMDFYLSMSGIAAFPKSQDLRDIFGAAPIERILVETDSPYLAPPPHRGKRNEPAYTAHTARVGAEVFGLSYDDFAKQTTANFDRLFWKAAA; translated from the coding sequence ATGACCCACGCCACCATCGTTGACAGCCACTGCCACCTTGATTTCGCGGATTTTGATGCCGAGCGGGATCAGGTCGTTGCGCGCGCTGTGGAGGCGGGTGTGTCGCGGATGGTCACGATCTGCACGCGGCTGCGTTTGGAGCCACAAGTCCGGGCCATCGCTGAAACATACGCCCCCGTTTTTTATGCTGCGGGCACACACCCGATGAGCGCCGCTGATGAGCCACTGGCGACAGTGGAAGAGCTGATCGCCTTGGCTGATCATCCTAAGTTCGTGGGGATCGGTGAAACGGGCCTCGATTATCACTACACTGCCGAAAGCGCCGCTATTCAGCAGCAGTCCTTGCGGGTCCATATCGCAGCGGCGCGCGAAACCAAGCTGCCCCTGATTATTCACGCCCGTGCCGCGGATGACGACATGGCGCGTATTCTGAAAGAAGAATACGCCAACGGCGCCTATACTTGCGTGATGCATTGTTTTTCCAGCAGCGCCGCCTTGGCAGAGGCCGCTTTGGAGATGGATTTCTATCTGTCCATGTCCGGCATCGCGGCCTTTCCCAAAAGTCAGGACCTGCGCGATATCTTCGGTGCGGCTCCGATCGAGCGTATTCTAGTGGAAACCGACAGCCCCTATCTGGCCCCGCCGCCCCATCGCGGCAAACGGAATGAGCCCGCCTACACCGCCCATACCGCGCGTGTCGGGGCCGAGGTGTTCGGTCTGTCCTATGATGACTTCGCCAAGCAAACGACGGCAAATTTCGACCGTCTGTTCTGGAAAGCCGCCGCATGA
- a CDS encoding DNA polymerase III subunit delta', with amino-acid sequence MSDEDIPEPDRIAGAPHPRETQVLFGQDKAQADFLDAFGAGRLHSGWLITGPRGVGKATLAWKIATFLLANPEGGLFGDPSLAVDPDHPDARLIQSGAHPRLSLIRRPWDDKTKKLKTEITVDAVRSLKTFFQMSSADGGRRVVIVDAADELNRNAANAILKELEEPPANCTILLVAHQPSRLLPTIRSRCRELRCARLNAADLQSALAQAGHPSEQSESLATLAGGSAGDAIRLLNHDGLALYAELIKTLDRLPRMDRPAALRLADACVGKAGEVRFGMTLDLIDLFLSRTARAGLMGEPSAQGAPGEARLLARLAPDDRAARRWAQLQQDLTDRSRHGRAVNLDPAALILDMIFKIEETAQATALI; translated from the coding sequence ATGAGCGACGAAGATATCCCAGAACCGGACCGCATTGCCGGCGCACCGCATCCGCGTGAAACGCAGGTGCTGTTCGGTCAGGACAAGGCGCAGGCGGATTTTCTGGATGCTTTCGGGGCAGGGCGGCTGCATTCGGGTTGGTTGATCACTGGTCCACGCGGCGTGGGCAAAGCCACGCTCGCATGGAAGATCGCAACCTTCCTGCTGGCCAATCCGGAGGGTGGGCTTTTTGGCGATCCCAGTTTGGCTGTCGATCCTGACCACCCCGATGCGCGCCTGATCCAGTCCGGCGCCCATCCGCGCCTGTCGCTCATCCGCCGCCCTTGGGATGATAAAACCAAAAAGTTGAAAACCGAGATCACCGTCGATGCGGTGCGCAGCCTCAAGACGTTTTTCCAGATGTCCTCCGCCGATGGCGGGCGGCGTGTGGTCATCGTCGATGCCGCAGATGAGTTGAACCGGAATGCCGCCAACGCGATCCTGAAAGAGCTGGAAGAGCCCCCCGCGAATTGCACCATCCTTCTGGTCGCGCACCAGCCGTCAAGACTTTTGCCGACGATCCGCTCGCGCTGTCGCGAACTGCGTTGTGCGCGTCTGAACGCCGCTGATCTACAAAGTGCGCTGGCGCAGGCGGGGCACCCGTCCGAACAATCCGAGAGCCTTGCCACCCTTGCAGGCGGCTCTGCGGGTGATGCGATCCGGTTGTTGAACCACGACGGGCTTGCGCTCTATGCCGAACTGATCAAGACGCTTGACCGTCTGCCGCGTATGGATCGCCCCGCAGCCTTGCGCCTTGCGGATGCCTGTGTCGGCAAGGCAGGCGAGGTACGTTTTGGGATGACGCTTGATCTGATCGATCTCTTTTTGTCACGTACCGCACGCGCGGGCCTGATGGGTGAACCGTCCGCACAAGGGGCGCCGGGAGAAGCGCGTCTGCTTGCGCGGCTGGCCCCGGATGACCGCGCAGCGCGGCGTTGGGCGCAATTGCAGCAGGATTTGACGGACCGCTCGCGCCACGGGCGTGCGGTGAACCTTGACCCTGCCGCGCTGATCCTTGATATGATTTTCAAAATAGAAGAGACGGCGCAAGCGACAGCCCTCATCTGA
- the tmk gene encoding dTMP kinase: protein MTKPRFITFEGIDGSGKSTQSRRFADHLRAKGEDIILTREPGGSPGAEEIRALLLTGETDRWSPETEILLFTAARRDHLEKTIQPALADGKTVISDRFADSTRVYQGATRGDLRGIVDSLHSLMIGREPDLTFIIDMDPETALQRGLARKSGEDRFEDFGLGFQETLRHGFLALAHANPDRCVLIDGNRTADQIASEIAAYA from the coding sequence ATGACCAAGCCCCGTTTTATTACGTTTGAGGGCATTGACGGCTCTGGCAAATCCACACAATCACGCCGTTTTGCAGACCATCTGCGCGCGAAGGGCGAAGATATCATTCTGACCCGCGAACCGGGCGGCAGCCCCGGTGCCGAGGAAATTCGCGCGCTTTTGCTGACGGGTGAGACGGACCGCTGGTCGCCCGAGACGGAGATTTTGTTGTTTACGGCGGCCCGTCGCGATCATCTGGAAAAGACGATCCAACCGGCACTGGCGGATGGCAAAACCGTGATCTCTGATCGTTTCGCCGACAGTACCCGCGTCTATCAGGGGGCCACGCGTGGCGATTTGCGCGGCATCGTAGACAGCTTGCATAGCCTGATGATCGGGCGCGAACCTGATTTGACTTTTATCATTGATATGGACCCCGAAACAGCGCTCCAGCGTGGTCTGGCCCGCAAGTCCGGCGAGGACCGGTTTGAGGACTTTGGTCTTGGGTTTCAGGAAACGCTGCGCCACGGCTTTCTAGCCTTGGCCCACGCCAATCCTGACCGCTGTGTCTTAATTGACGGCAACCGCACTGCGGACCAGATCGCCAGCGAAATCGCGGCCTACGCATGA
- a CDS encoding D-alanyl-D-alanine carboxypeptidase family protein yields the protein MRFGFLHRFAVIATCLFTTGGALAFETSATAAYIYDQSTGTVLLSKNADTPLPPASMSKLMTIYMAFEAVADGRLDINEELPVSSHAASFGGSSMFLDTTDRVRVEDLLRGVIVVSGNDASVVLAEALSPDGSEAGFARMMTERARQMGMMNSTFVNSSGWPAAGHRMSMEDLGILADRLITDFPTFYPLFAETEFPFDGRVPSNSANRNPVLAMGLGADGLKTGHTQEAGYGLVGSAKQGDRRVIWVITGLDSREARAEESVKIINWAFRQFAEKDVAEAGTRIATADVWMGEMPTVGMTVAEDFSLLVPVLNQGDIEAEVVYNGPIEAPITAGQQLGELVISFDDLPEKRVPLVAEADVARGGFATRLRTAALVLWQKYGPANTDEVPEEA from the coding sequence ATGCGTTTTGGTTTCTTGCACCGCTTTGCTGTGATTGCGACTTGTCTGTTCACAACGGGCGGGGCGCTTGCCTTCGAGACAAGTGCGACCGCCGCCTATATCTATGACCAGTCGACCGGCACCGTGTTGCTGTCCAAGAACGCCGACACACCTTTGCCGCCGGCCTCGATGTCCAAGCTGATGACGATTTACATGGCGTTCGAGGCCGTGGCGGATGGCCGTCTGGACATCAACGAAGAACTGCCCGTGTCGTCCCATGCGGCCAGCTTTGGTGGCTCGTCGATGTTCCTTGATACAACCGACCGCGTGCGCGTTGAGGATTTGCTGCGCGGTGTCATCGTTGTCTCGGGCAATGACGCCAGCGTTGTGCTGGCCGAGGCGCTTTCGCCTGACGGGTCCGAGGCCGGTTTTGCGCGCATGATGACCGAGCGTGCGCGCCAGATGGGCATGATGAACTCGACTTTCGTGAACTCGAGCGGATGGCCTGCCGCCGGACACCGGATGTCGATGGAAGACCTCGGTATTCTGGCGGACCGTCTGATCACGGATTTCCCCACGTTCTATCCACTTTTTGCGGAAACCGAGTTCCCCTTTGACGGGCGCGTCCCGTCCAATTCGGCCAACCGCAACCCTGTTTTGGCGATGGGGCTGGGCGCTGATGGCCTGAAAACAGGACACACCCAAGAAGCAGGCTATGGTCTTGTCGGCTCTGCCAAACAGGGTGACCGGCGCGTCATCTGGGTGATCACCGGCCTTGATAGCCGTGAAGCGCGGGCCGAGGAATCTGTGAAGATCATCAACTGGGCCTTCCGCCAGTTTGCCGAGAAAGACGTTGCCGAGGCGGGCACACGTATTGCAACTGCTGATGTGTGGATGGGCGAAATGCCGACCGTCGGCATGACCGTGGCCGAGGATTTTTCGCTACTGGTGCCCGTCTTGAACCAAGGCGATATCGAAGCGGAAGTGGTTTACAACGGCCCCATTGAGGCCCCGATCACGGCGGGTCAACAGCTAGGCGAGTTGGTGATCTCATTTGACGATCTGCCTGAAAAGCGCGTTCCTTTGGTCGCCGAAGCGGATGTTGCGCGGGGCGGCTTTGCCACGCGGTTGCGCACGGCGGCGCTGGTGCTTTGGCAGAAATATGGTCCGGCAAACACGGACGAGGTGCCGGAAGAGGCATGA
- a CDS encoding SPOR domain-containing protein, with translation MAATFGLAACDENGEFAFPGADNASQAAAAPLPANALGQRVQRDIDIERPDIFAINSDGLWDGRPSLGGVWVAHPEVRDPERVVIRNTEGGQEVIGALFRRERDNPGPLLQVSSDAADALGMLPGAPARLEVVVLRRQEVEVPAAEENPVVASLAAPVAVEAAPLDAADVDVDAEESGAGEAAAATTAVVLPAAVEAATAAAEETAAATATAAADVATPNAPIDVSAVLAAPAPLPAGSLAQIGVFSVERNANNAVATIAENGIEATVNPEELGGRTVWRVIAGPLTDAADVTRLKELGFVDAFVIDATE, from the coding sequence GTGGCTGCGACTTTTGGGTTGGCCGCTTGCGACGAGAACGGTGAATTCGCTTTTCCAGGCGCCGACAACGCCTCTCAAGCGGCTGCAGCGCCCTTGCCCGCCAATGCGCTGGGCCAGCGGGTGCAACGTGATATTGATATCGAACGGCCGGATATTTTTGCGATCAACAGCGACGGTTTGTGGGACGGCCGCCCGTCATTGGGCGGTGTCTGGGTCGCGCACCCCGAGGTCAGGGACCCCGAGCGCGTTGTGATCCGCAATACCGAAGGCGGCCAAGAGGTGATCGGCGCCCTGTTCCGCCGTGAGCGGGACAACCCCGGTCCGCTGTTGCAGGTGTCCTCGGATGCCGCCGATGCGCTGGGTATGTTGCCTGGCGCGCCCGCGCGGCTTGAAGTCGTTGTTCTGCGCCGCCAAGAGGTTGAGGTGCCCGCCGCAGAAGAAAACCCGGTCGTCGCGAGCCTGGCAGCGCCTGTTGCTGTTGAAGCCGCACCCCTTGATGCTGCGGACGTGGATGTGGACGCGGAAGAGAGCGGGGCGGGTGAAGCTGCCGCTGCGACCACAGCGGTCGTTTTGCCAGCTGCTGTTGAGGCTGCCACAGCCGCTGCAGAGGAAACAGCTGCGGCTACAGCCACAGCGGCTGCCGATGTTGCCACTCCAAATGCGCCGATTGATGTGTCTGCCGTGCTTGCAGCCCCCGCGCCACTGCCTGCGGGATCGCTGGCGCAGATCGGCGTGTTCAGCGTAGAGCGCAATGCCAACAACGCGGTCGCCACGATTGCCGAAAACGGAATAGAAGCAACAGTGAACCCCGAAGAGCTTGGCGGGCGCACCGTGTGGCGTGTGATCGCGGGGCCGCTGACCGACGCTGCTGATGTGACCCGGTTGAAAGAATTGGGTTTCGTTGATGCCTTTGTGATCGACGCCACCGAGTAA
- a CDS encoding DUF6538 domain-containing protein encodes MPDYPATTLSMNKGKWYVYLTIPQELREHFGGRKQLKRSTGTSDERDARRKQYAITTKLYAELDTCEPDIRDVISDLLGWIGDADEVQRMDDEGHLKGLIQAHKNLEEGEDPENDTATEVVNERGSKALKVYREWKAKTANPTPSSNDVLLSVSAREYSATKPYGPLKTLRDSDLSIEEFLKYMGDVPLSKVTALNIHQYAESMGQTKSKQTISKKVGYIKRLFYFAERKGWITNNVVVGVVLDSKLGKPRESYRPLNGDELEALFKQSMPEHSRKLLSILITTGMRLDEAALLDWEDVKEDQGIMYYDLTDKLVKNKGSQRRVPVHSSLPWITTGKTGQMFPEFTRDKDGKAQASASKALMPLIRRVTDDKAKVVHSLRGNFKDMLRDAGVSKEVNDFITGHASGDVAGNYGSGPSLRVRKEALDLLALEFND; translated from the coding sequence ATGCCTGATTACCCTGCAACGACGCTGTCGATGAACAAGGGCAAGTGGTACGTGTACCTCACGATCCCTCAGGAACTCCGGGAACACTTCGGTGGCCGCAAGCAACTCAAGAGGTCCACAGGGACCAGTGATGAGCGGGATGCACGGCGTAAGCAGTATGCCATCACCACAAAGTTGTATGCGGAACTAGACACCTGTGAGCCTGACATCCGTGATGTGATTAGTGATCTACTTGGGTGGATTGGCGATGCCGATGAAGTGCAGCGCATGGATGACGAGGGACATCTCAAGGGTCTCATACAGGCCCACAAGAACCTCGAGGAAGGTGAAGACCCCGAGAACGACACAGCGACTGAGGTAGTCAATGAGCGTGGCTCCAAGGCACTTAAGGTATACCGTGAGTGGAAAGCCAAGACAGCGAACCCCACCCCGTCCTCGAATGATGTGCTGCTGTCGGTTTCAGCAAGGGAATACTCAGCGACAAAACCATACGGCCCACTCAAGACACTCAGAGACAGCGACCTGTCGATTGAGGAGTTTCTCAAGTACATGGGTGACGTACCCTTGAGCAAGGTTACCGCTCTGAACATCCACCAGTATGCTGAGAGCATGGGGCAGACCAAGAGCAAGCAAACGATCTCCAAGAAGGTGGGCTACATCAAACGCCTCTTCTACTTCGCTGAGCGCAAGGGCTGGATCACCAACAACGTGGTGGTCGGGGTTGTCCTTGATAGCAAGCTGGGTAAACCGAGAGAGAGTTATAGGCCTCTCAACGGGGATGAACTCGAAGCACTCTTCAAACAATCGATGCCAGAGCACTCCCGTAAGCTTCTCTCGATCCTGATCACCACCGGCATGAGGTTAGACGAAGCCGCCCTGCTCGATTGGGAGGACGTCAAAGAGGACCAAGGCATCATGTACTATGACCTCACCGACAAGCTGGTGAAGAACAAGGGTTCACAGAGACGGGTCCCGGTCCACTCCAGCCTCCCGTGGATCACCACAGGCAAGACCGGTCAGATGTTCCCAGAGTTCACCCGCGATAAGGATGGAAAGGCTCAGGCCTCCGCCTCAAAGGCTCTCATGCCGCTGATACGCAGGGTAACGGACGACAAGGCCAAAGTGGTGCATTCGCTCAGGGGCAACTTCAAGGACATGCTGAGGGACGCGGGGGTGTCCAAGGAGGTCAACGACTTCATTACTGGACATGCCTCTGGCGACGTGGCAGGCAACTATGGTTCTGGGCCGAGCCTGAGGGTGCGCAAGGAGGCCTTGGATCTTTTGGCACTAGAATTCAACGACTAG
- a CDS encoding DNA adenine methylase, translating to MKWAGGKRWLVDREEFKIPSYTGRYIEPFLGGGAVFFFLQPTASILSDINPKLIETYQSIRDDWKTVWSILSEHQIKHCSEYYYRQRGYQPGTPAERAALFLYLNRSCWNGLYRENLKGQFNVPIGTKTKILMDDDDFQWTSQRLEKSEISCCDFADTIKKSEAGDFLFVDPPYTTAHNMNGFVKYNQNIFSWEDQIRLRDELVAARNRGVHIVSTNANHQSVHDLYRNCGELYEVSRASVISGKKKGRSSTEELLIVLEP from the coding sequence TTGAAGTGGGCTGGAGGTAAGCGATGGTTAGTGGACCGAGAAGAGTTCAAGATCCCCTCGTACACCGGACGATACATAGAACCCTTTTTAGGTGGGGGTGCAGTCTTCTTTTTTTTGCAACCGACAGCTTCGATACTTTCAGACATCAACCCAAAGCTCATCGAAACCTATCAATCGATCCGAGATGATTGGAAGACGGTCTGGAGTATTCTGTCTGAACATCAGATTAAACATTGTTCAGAGTATTATTATCGTCAGCGGGGTTACCAGCCCGGCACCCCCGCTGAGAGAGCAGCACTCTTTCTTTACCTTAATCGATCGTGTTGGAATGGTCTCTATCGAGAAAACCTAAAGGGCCAATTCAACGTCCCCATAGGGACAAAGACCAAGATCCTCATGGATGATGATGATTTCCAATGGACCTCTCAGCGCCTTGAGAAGTCAGAGATCAGTTGCTGTGACTTTGCCGACACCATCAAGAAGTCCGAAGCCGGTGACTTTCTTTTTGTAGACCCGCCCTACACAACCGCTCACAACATGAATGGTTTCGTAAAATACAACCAAAACATCTTCAGCTGGGAAGATCAAATACGATTGCGGGACGAACTAGTTGCAGCAAGGAACAGGGGCGTACATATCGTTTCAACCAATGCAAATCATCAGAGTGTTCACGATCTCTATCGAAATTGTGGCGAACTATACGAAGTGAGTAGAGCATCAGTAATCAGCGGAAAGAAAAAAGGCCGGTCCTCTACGGAGGAGTTATTGATTGTGTTAGAACCATAG